The Aureimonas mangrovi genome includes a region encoding these proteins:
- a CDS encoding AMP-binding protein, translating into MLDLGTSFIASVERDPKALAICEGDLELSYEAWFARISALVAGLDHLGLKPGDHVLTVLQNSWENASLHWACQLAGLIVTPLNWRAKADEIDYSIEDAEARALVYEDATAEAVGQSEKARHLLRLKVGEADGDVASLDTMMEASAPDATPRARADDWSLMLYTSGTTSRPKGVPRRHRAERAAAIAHVAQNLYRRGECTLGVMPLYHTMGVRSLLASSVIGGAFVCLRRFDVADALSVIERRGVTNLYLVPTLYHDIVHHPTFSKARVASVTKIGYAGAPMTDGLTKKLVAAFEPELFVNHYGSSEVYTFTIDQNAAAKPGSAGRAGINQRVRVVPLGAASAGERAKPGEEGEIIASLVGDESFEGYWKRPGATAKALRDGWYFTGDTGFVDEAGDLFVTGRADDMIITGGENVSPVEVESCLSLHPKVDEVAVVGLPDERWGKVVTAFVRRSGQVQEAELDAHCKRSGLANFRRPRAYVFVEAIPKSPVGKLLRRMLVAGEYTPEVSAAERRDPELL; encoded by the coding sequence ATGCTTGATCTCGGAACCAGTTTCATCGCCAGCGTAGAGCGCGACCCTAAAGCGCTCGCGATCTGCGAAGGCGATCTGGAGCTCAGCTACGAAGCGTGGTTTGCGAGGATCTCCGCGCTCGTGGCAGGCCTCGACCATCTTGGCCTCAAACCCGGCGACCACGTCCTCACGGTCCTTCAGAACAGTTGGGAGAACGCCTCCCTTCACTGGGCCTGCCAGTTGGCGGGACTGATCGTGACGCCGCTCAACTGGCGCGCCAAGGCCGACGAAATCGACTACTCCATCGAGGACGCGGAGGCGCGCGCGCTCGTCTACGAGGACGCGACCGCCGAAGCAGTCGGACAATCGGAGAAGGCCCGGCATCTCCTGCGCCTGAAGGTCGGCGAAGCTGACGGCGATGTCGCCTCGCTCGACACGATGATGGAGGCATCGGCCCCCGATGCCACCCCCCGCGCCCGGGCGGATGACTGGTCGCTGATGCTCTACACGTCCGGGACGACGTCGAGGCCGAAGGGTGTGCCGCGCCGACACCGTGCCGAGAGGGCGGCGGCCATCGCCCATGTTGCGCAGAACCTCTACCGCCGCGGCGAGTGCACACTCGGCGTCATGCCGCTCTATCACACGATGGGCGTCCGGTCGCTGCTGGCGAGTTCCGTGATCGGGGGTGCCTTCGTGTGCCTGCGGCGTTTCGATGTCGCGGACGCGCTCTCGGTGATCGAGCGGCGCGGTGTCACCAACCTCTATCTCGTGCCGACGCTCTATCACGACATCGTCCACCACCCGACCTTTTCAAAGGCGCGCGTCGCGTCCGTCACAAAGATCGGTTACGCCGGCGCACCCATGACGGACGGGCTGACCAAGAAGCTCGTCGCCGCCTTCGAGCCGGAACTGTTCGTGAACCACTACGGCTCGTCGGAGGTCTACACCTTCACGATCGACCAGAACGCGGCGGCCAAGCCGGGCTCTGCCGGGCGCGCCGGCATCAACCAGCGCGTCCGGGTCGTGCCGCTCGGCGCGGCGAGCGCGGGCGAGCGCGCCAAACCGGGCGAGGAGGGCGAGATCATCGCTTCCCTGGTCGGCGACGAGAGCTTCGAGGGCTACTGGAAGCGCCCCGGGGCCACCGCGAAGGCGCTGCGCGACGGCTGGTACTTCACCGGGGATACCGGCTTTGTCGATGAGGCGGGCGATCTCTTCGTCACCGGCCGGGCCGACGACATGATCATCACCGGCGGCGAGAACGTATCTCCGGTCGAGGTTGAGAGCTGCCTCTCACTCCACCCGAAGGTCGACGAGGTCGCCGTCGTCGGGCTTCCTGACGAGCGCTGGGGCAAGGTCGTGACCGCATTCGTCCGGCGCTCTGGCCAGGTGCAAGAGGCCGAGCTCGACGCTCACTGCAAGCGATCCGGCCTCGCCAATTTCCGCCGCCCACGCGCCTACGTCTTTGTCGAGGCGATCCCGAAATCCCCGGTCGGCAAGCTCCTGCGGCGCATGCTCGTCGCCGGTGAATACACGCCCGAGGTGAGCGCCGCAGAACGGCGCGATCCCGAACTCTTGTAA
- a CDS encoding enoyl-CoA hydratase/isomerase family protein, with amino-acid sequence MSEAYTFSDPRLTELDGFKVTIAPEKERCDIVLDRAPLNVISMAQRDQLRLVFEALDEDERVRIIVLSGTGEHFSSGGNIRGFMEASPEHVSKLAWNIAAPARCSKPVIAANRGYTFGVGFEISLACDFRIVSETCRYALPEQKLGQIPGSGGSARLQKIVGVTRTKDIVMRSKRIPGRTAFEWGIATECVADGELEATVDALVDELRAFSPLAQRTAKKMLNDTDDAFLTTAIEIEGLNYSRLRQSEDFKEGVEAFHDKRKANFVGR; translated from the coding sequence ATGAGCGAAGCATACACTTTCTCCGACCCCCGCCTCACCGAACTCGACGGCTTCAAGGTCACGATCGCGCCAGAGAAGGAACGGTGCGACATCGTTCTCGACCGGGCGCCTCTCAACGTCATCTCCATGGCTCAGCGCGACCAGCTCCGCCTGGTCTTCGAGGCGCTGGACGAGGACGAGCGCGTGCGCATCATCGTCCTGTCTGGCACCGGCGAGCACTTCTCCTCGGGCGGCAACATCCGCGGCTTCATGGAGGCGAGCCCGGAGCACGTCTCCAAGCTTGCCTGGAACATCGCCGCGCCTGCGCGCTGCTCCAAGCCGGTCATCGCCGCCAATCGCGGGTACACCTTCGGCGTCGGCTTCGAGATCTCGCTGGCCTGCGACTTCCGCATCGTTTCGGAGACCTGCCGCTACGCCCTGCCGGAGCAGAAGCTCGGCCAGATCCCGGGCTCGGGCGGCTCGGCGCGGCTGCAGAAGATCGTCGGCGTCACGCGGACCAAGGACATCGTCATGCGCTCCAAGCGCATTCCCGGCCGCACGGCCTTCGAGTGGGGCATCGCCACCGAATGCGTCGCCGACGGCGAACTCGAAGCGACCGTGGACGCCCTCGTCGACGAATTGCGCGCCTTCTCGCCGCTCGCCCAGCGCACCGCCAAGAAGATGCTCAACGACACCGACGACGCCTTCCTGACCACCGCGATCGAGATCGAGGGCCTGAACTACAGCCGTCTGCGCCAATCCGAGGACTTCAAGGAGGGCGTCGAGGCCTTCCACGACAAGCGCAAGGCGAACTTCGTCGGCCGCTGA